The sequence below is a genomic window from Mycobacterium sp. ITM-2016-00316.
GGAGTCAGTGATGCGACTGTTCAAGATGCTCGCCGTGCCCGTGCTGATCGGCGCGGGCCTCACCGCAACCCCCACCCCCCTCGCCGTCGCCGACTGCACCAGCGCCGGTGGCACGACCATCTGCTCGCAGGGCGATGTCCGCGGCTCGAACACCGGCGACGGTCCGAGCGGATCGTCGGGGCCCTACGTGCCCTACCCCTGCGACTACGACTGGACGGACTGCAACGACGCCTGGGGATGGGAGATCGACGTCAATCTGGACCCGGACTTCGGCGGGCCGGGTGGACCTGTCGGACCTGATATCGGACTGCCCGGTGGCGGCCGGCCCAACGCCGGCGGTGGCCGCGGTGGCGGGCGAGGAGGCGGCCGTCGATGAACGACCAGAGATCGATCGAGGAGAGCGGCATGCTGATCAATCCCATCCCGGCACGGCGGGTAGTGGCGGGGGCGTTCGCTGCGCTCGCCGTGTTCTGCTCCGTCGCAACGGCATCCGCGGAGCCGCTGCCTCCGCCTCCACCACCGCCCAACTGCACCGCCGCAGATCTGGCCGGGGTGATCGCCGGAGTCACCGCGGCGACATCGGCCTATCTGTTCACCCACCCTCCGGTGAACGATTTCTTCACCGGTCTGAAGGGTAAGACACAGGACGAGCGCCGAGCCGAGCTCGGCACCTACCTGGACGCCAATCCGCAAGTCCGCGACGAACTTCGGGGTATCCGACAACCCACCAGGGACTTCCGCGCGCGCTGCGGCGGCTAACGGTTCGCGGCCGATACCGCCGCGGCGAGGGGTGCCGGGATACCCGGCACCCGCCCGACGGCGTCGAGCAGGCTGTGGGTGCAGGTGTCGGCGACGACATCGGCGTCCAGGGTGGGGTCGAGCACACGCTGGCGGCACAGCTCGAAGGTGAACGCCAGCCAGCCGTACACGGTGGCCCGCAGGTCGCGGGCCGTGGTGCCGTCCAACGGTCGGCCCGCGGCGGCGCACAGGCGATCGATGATCCGTTCGGCCTGTTTGGCATTGGCCGTCTCGACCAGATCGTCCACGCCGCCCAGCACCGGATCGGCCCGCCCCATCCCCAGGTATGCCGCCCACGCGCCGTGCGGATGCTGCTCGTCGTAGTGCAGATAGGCCAGCACGCCTGCGCGGACCTGGTCGAACAGCGACTGTCCGGGATCGGCCGGGGCGTTGGTGGCTTCGAACAACCGCTCGCCCTCGGCCCGGACCACCGCGGCGAAGAAGGCGCGTTTGTCCGGGAAGTAGTGATACATCAGGGCGCGGGACACCCCGGCACGTTCGGCGATCTCGTCGATCCGGACTTCGTCATATGGGCGTTGACCGAAGACCTCGGCGCCCAGGATCAGCAGTTCGCTGCGTCGATCGCCGGGGGAGAGCCGGCGCCGGGTTTCGCCCACGCAGGCATCGTAGTGCGCACGCGTGCCACCGTAGATCCGGACCAGCGACCGTGCGAGCCTCCCGGTCTGTCACACTCCAGTCATGATCCAGGGCTTCTCCCATATCGGCATCGGTGTCACCGATCTCGACCGTTCGATCCGCTTCTACACCGAGGTATTCGGGTTCGCGCAGCTCTACCAGCTCGACTTCGACAACAACGAAGTGGCCGCCACCATGGAGCAGGAGGGGCGATTCCGTTCCGCGATGCTCATCCGCGACGACATCCGGATCGAATTGTTGCAGTGGGTCGACGTCCCGATCACCGGGTCGGGGCAGCGCAAGCCGATGACGGAGCTCGGTTTCACCCACCTCTCGTTCCGGGTGGAAGACGTCGACGGCCTCACCGAGGCGATCCTTGCCGCGGGCGGGACTCTGGTGGAGTCGACGCGCACCGTGCTGGGTGATGCCGCGGACCCGACCTCGGGCCGGTTCATCTATCTGACCGACCCCGACGGCACGCGCATCGAACTCATGCAGAACGTGCCCGATCTCTCCGGGATCAGCGCCGCCGACATCGCGGCGGCGGCCGGCGGTTAGATCGTGCCGCCCGGGAACATCGTCTTGACGGCCTGGGTGATGTCCTGGCGGGCGGCGGACTCACTGGTGGGGTCCAGCGAGCTGATCGCCATCACGTAGCGGCGGTCGGCGCCGATCACGCCGGTGGACACGTGTAGCTGGTTGGGGCCGCTCCAGCAGCAGAACCAGCCCTGCTTGACCGCCACCGGTTCGGCGTAGAGCCCCTCGGGGATGCCGAACCGCTGTGGGTAGCCGTCGTTGCCGGTCGGGGTGGATTGCGCGAGGTTGCTCATGATGATGCTGGCCTGTTGGGGCGGCAGCCCGCCGCTGCCGTTGAGCAGCATGTCGTAGTAACGCACCAGATCGCCTGCGGTGCTTGTGGTTACGTCCCAGCGCCCGTTGTAGGGCGCTGTGGTGCCGGCCAACCCGTACCGTGCCTTGATGCGGGCGATGACGGCGTTGCCGCCGCTACGATCCCAGAAGTTCTGGGCCGCGCTGTCGTCCGAGGAGCGCAGCATGGCGTCGAGGGAGCTGCGATCGGCAGCCGAGAGTGTGGTCTTGCCTTCCGCTTCCTGCAGCAGCAGATCGTCGGCGATGAACAGCTTCACCACGGACGCGATCGGAAAGGACTGGTTCGCCCCGGTCGCAGCGGTCTGGCCCGTGTTGCGGTCCAGCACGACCGCCGTGATGTCGGCGCCGGACCTGGCCGCATCCGCGGCAGCCTGCTGCACGCGCGCCTCGAGTCCGGCGAACGTGGGAGGCGGGCCGGGCGGCGCCTCGGGCGGAGCGGGAGCGACGACCGGAGCCTGCGGGACGTTCTCGGTGGCCGGTGGCGCACCCCAGGACCGCGCCTCGCAACCGTTGACGAGCAGCGCCACACCTACGATTGCCATCGCTGTCATCGTGCGATGACGAAGCCGCCGACGCATATTTCTCCTCTGAGCAATCCTGAACCGGGAACGCGGTACCAACGCTGTACCCATCCGTCACCCCAGCCTAAACGGCGGACCCGACGGTGGCTCATCGGCGACAGCGACACCGTTCCATCACGGTAGGACCGGCAGTGCCGTGCTGACTGGTACTGGCGATGCCTGTGTCCTCGCGTCCTCCCACTCGACAAGATCGGAGCCTGGTTTCGGGGGTCACCGTCCTCGTGACGTTCGGCCGCGACCTCCCCGAGGAGTTGCTCTGCGCGCTGTCGCATATTCCGCGCATCGAATGCGGTGCGCGAGGCTCTGATCCGCTGTCGGGCTGACACCGCCGATTCCTGCTCCCGACCGGGAAGCGCCGGCGCCGAAAGCTCCTTCTCCGGAGAAGTATTGGTAGTTCCTATGAGTCCCATGACAGTGTCCGGGTGAGCCCATACCGTTGAGGGTGTGAGAGGACCGGTTTCGCGAGGTGCGAATCGTCGAACTCAAAGCCTCTGAGAAACAATCGAATATGTCGGCAGCAACAACGCTCTGCGCCGTCCGGCGCACACTCACCCGGACCACTCCCGCTGTCGCATTGACATATCAGCAGGGAATGGCCGAACAAGAAGAGGATTTCGACATGAAGAAGACACTCATCTCCGCGGCGACCTTTATCACGTTGGCAGTCACAGCATTTGGGATGGCGAGTACCGCCTCGGCGGCGCCGTCGGGTGCATCGGCCACCGAGACCGTCGAGGACCTGCGCGCCCGGGGGTACAACGTGCAGGTGAACGGCACCCGCAGTGGGCCGCTGTCCAACTGCTCGGTGGATGCGGTGCGCGGAATGTCAAGCGACGCTCCTGGTTCCACCGTGTACGTGGATCTGTCCTGTTCCACCGAGTACATGGACTGAGTCTCGGAAGGACCAGCGCCGAGGCCGCGTCAGGCGTTCACGTCACTGACGCTGCCTATCGGCGGAGCCCGTGGCAACGAGTTGTCGGTCTTCACCGGATGATCGCGCGGGCTCAGCCACCCAACGCCCGCTGATAACGGCGCATCCCGGAGATCCAGCGGTCGTAATCTGCGCCCTTGCCGCGGTACATGTCGAGTACCGACGCGTGCGGTAGCACCAGGAAGCGGCCTTCGCGGATGCCGTCCAGGGTCGCCGACGCCACGTCCTCGGCGCTCAGCACGTCACCGGCGGTGGTGATGGATGCGGCCGCGACCCGCGCGGTGGCATCGGCGGAGTCGGTGATGGCGTCCAACAGTGGGGTGGCCACCCCCATCGGGCACACGCACGTCACGCCGATACCGTTGTCGCCGTGTGTGATCGACAGCCATTCGGCGAACCCGACCGCGGCGTGCTTGGACACCGCGTAGCCGGCGGCCCCGACCTGGGTGAGTAGACCGGCCGCCGAGGCGACGCTCACGAAGTGGCCACTGCCGCGGGCGATCCAGTCCGGCAGCAGCGCATCGGCGGCCCGAATGTGTGCGCGTAGGTTCACCTCCAATACCCGGTCCCAGTCGCCATCGGACCCCAACCCGGAAGCGCCGATGACACCCGCGTTGGCCACGTAGATGTCGACAGGGCCGAACCCCTCCCGTGCGGCGTCGAGCAGGGTGGCGATACCCGCGACGGAGGCGGCGTCCGCGCCGACACCTGCCGCGCGCTCGCCGATCCCGGCAGCGGTCGCGTCGGCGGCGTCGGCATCGATGTCCCCGGCGACCACCGAGGCCCCGGCGTCAGCGAATTGCTGCGCCAGGGCGCGACCGATTCCGGAACCCGCCCCGGTGATGACCACGACCTTGCCTTCGATCTGCATGGGACGTGTCTACCGCATCGATCCCCGTCGCTTCGCTCGCCCCGCCACCAGTTCGCGCAACTCCCGCTTGAGCACCTTGCCGTAACTGTTCTTCGGCAATTCGTCCACGTAGACGTAGCGTTTCGGCCGCTTGAACCGGGCGATCCGCTCGAGCAGATGGGCATCGAGGGCATCCTCGGCAGCCGTGCCCACGATGAACGCCACCACCACCTCGCCCCACTCCTCATCGAGTGCACCGACGACACAGGCCTCGATGACTCCGGGGTGCTCGATGAGCACCTCTTCCACCTCGCGCGGGTAGATATTGCTGCCGCCGCTGATCACCACGTCCTTGCTGCGGTCGCGCAGGGTGAGGTATCCGCGCGCGTCGAACGATCCCATGTCCCCGGTGTGCAGCCAGCCGCCGACCAGGGTGGCCGCCGTGGCCGCCGGGTTGTTCCAGTAGCCCGACATGACGACGTCGCCACGACAGGCGATCTCGCCGATCTCGTCGACGGCGGCCGGGTTGCCGTCGGCGTCGAGTACCGCGACTTCGACACCCGAGCGCGGGTAGCCGACCG
It includes:
- a CDS encoding TetR/AcrR family transcriptional regulator, with product MGETRRRLSPGDRRSELLILGAEVFGQRPYDEVRIDEIAERAGVSRALMYHYFPDKRAFFAAVVRAEGERLFEATNAPADPGQSLFDQVRAGVLAYLHYDEQHPHGAWAAYLGMGRADPVLGGVDDLVETANAKQAERIIDRLCAAAGRPLDGTTARDLRATVYGWLAFTFELCRQRVLDPTLDADVVADTCTHSLLDAVGRVPGIPAPLAAAVSAANR
- a CDS encoding heme-binding protein, with the protein product MLINPIPARRVVAGAFAALAVFCSVATASAEPLPPPPPPPNCTAADLAGVIAGVTAATSAYLFTHPPVNDFFTGLKGKTQDERRAELGTYLDANPQVRDELRGIRQPTRDFRARCGG
- a CDS encoding SDR family oxidoreductase, which produces MQIEGKVVVITGAGSGIGRALAQQFADAGASVVAGDIDADAADATAAGIGERAAGVGADAASVAGIATLLDAAREGFGPVDIYVANAGVIGASGLGSDGDWDRVLEVNLRAHIRAADALLPDWIARGSGHFVSVASAAGLLTQVGAAGYAVSKHAAVGFAEWLSITHGDNGIGVTCVCPMGVATPLLDAITDSADATARVAAASITTAGDVLSAEDVASATLDGIREGRFLVLPHASVLDMYRGKGADYDRWISGMRRYQRALGG
- a CDS encoding serine hydrolase, which gives rise to MRRRLRHRTMTAMAIVGVALLVNGCEARSWGAPPATENVPQAPVVAPAPPEAPPGPPPTFAGLEARVQQAAADAARSGADITAVVLDRNTGQTAATGANQSFPIASVVKLFIADDLLLQEAEGKTTLSAADRSSLDAMLRSSDDSAAQNFWDRSGGNAVIARIKARYGLAGTTAPYNGRWDVTTSTAGDLVRYYDMLLNGSGGLPPQQASIIMSNLAQSTPTGNDGYPQRFGIPEGLYAEPVAVKQGWFCCWSGPNQLHVSTGVIGADRRYVMAISSLDPTSESAARQDITQAVKTMFPGGTI
- a CDS encoding VOC family protein produces the protein MIQGFSHIGIGVTDLDRSIRFYTEVFGFAQLYQLDFDNNEVAATMEQEGRFRSAMLIRDDIRIELLQWVDVPITGSGQRKPMTELGFTHLSFRVEDVDGLTEAILAAGGTLVESTRTVLGDAADPTSGRFIYLTDPDGTRIELMQNVPDLSGISAADIAAAAGG